A region from the Achromobacter seleniivolatilans genome encodes:
- a CDS encoding ABC transporter ATP-binding protein — protein MNATPLLELKDVHTHIGAYHILHGVDLAVAPSAVTMLLGRNGAGKTTTLRTIMSLWRASQGQVCFEGVPVGGPGTRSSPPDMARLGLAYVPENMGIFADLSVKENMLLAARQAKRENQLDTARLEWIFGFFPALKKFWLYPAGKLSGGQKQMLAVARAIIEPRRLLLIDEPSKGLAPAIIQNMIEAFIELKQASTTILLVEQNFNFARQVGDHVAIMDNGRVVHAGGMQELADDDALQTRLLGLSLGSHQ, from the coding sequence GCATGGCGTCGACCTGGCCGTGGCCCCCTCTGCGGTCACGATGCTGCTGGGCCGCAACGGCGCAGGCAAGACGACGACATTACGCACGATCATGAGTTTGTGGCGTGCGTCGCAAGGTCAGGTGTGCTTTGAAGGCGTGCCGGTTGGCGGGCCGGGCACACGCAGCTCACCGCCCGACATGGCACGCTTGGGACTGGCATACGTGCCCGAGAACATGGGCATCTTCGCCGACCTGTCGGTCAAAGAGAACATGCTGCTGGCAGCACGCCAGGCTAAGCGCGAGAACCAGTTGGATACCGCCAGGCTTGAATGGATCTTTGGGTTCTTTCCTGCTCTCAAGAAATTCTGGCTATACCCCGCAGGCAAACTGTCGGGCGGCCAAAAGCAGATGCTTGCGGTGGCACGCGCCATCATCGAGCCGCGCCGGCTATTGCTGATCGACGAACCGAGCAAGGGACTTGCGCCCGCCATCATCCAAAACATGATCGAAGCATTCATCGAGCTCAAACAGGCGTCCACGACGATTCTGCTGGTCGAGCAGAACTTCAACTTTGCCCGTCAGGTCGGCGATCACGTGGCGATCATGGATAACGGACGCGTCGTGCATGCAGGCGGCATGCAGGAACTGGCGGACGACGACGCGTTGCAGACGCGCCTTCTGGGTCTGTCGCTGGGAAGCCATCAATGA